One Stenotrophomonas sp. SAU14A_NAIMI4_5 DNA segment encodes these proteins:
- a CDS encoding MerC domain-containing protein, producing MDHIPTPPARALPQPPASARWHPRLDLAGAWLSLACAAHCITLPLLLAFVPAAMMALRSFQHPAHGAMTALLVMSRWEWVFALVASTVAMASTVSGWRRHQQWRPLRLAACGAVALLASSLYMPLKESLVWHGVATACGGVLLATAHILNRRALHRVR from the coding sequence ATGGACCACATCCCCACGCCGCCCGCAAGGGCACTGCCCCAGCCGCCAGCTTCGGCACGCTGGCACCCCCGTCTCGACCTCGCCGGCGCCTGGCTGTCCCTGGCCTGCGCCGCGCACTGCATCACCCTGCCCCTGCTGCTGGCCTTCGTGCCGGCGGCGATGATGGCCCTGCGCTCGTTCCAGCACCCGGCCCACGGCGCGATGACCGCGCTGCTGGTGATGTCGCGCTGGGAATGGGTGTTTGCCCTGGTCGCCTCCACGGTGGCCATGGCCAGCACCGTGTCGGGCTGGCGTCGCCACCAGCAGTGGCGGCCGCTGCGGCTGGCGGCCTGCGGCGCGGTCGCGCTGCTGGCGTCGTCGCTGTACATGCCGTTGAAGGAATCACTGGTCTGGCACGGCGTGGCGACCGCCTGTGGCGGCGTGTTGCTGGCCACCGCCCACATCCTCAACCGGCGGGCGCTGCACCGCGTGCGCTAA